A region of the Sulfurihydrogenibium sp. genome:
CCCATTTTTTACTCCTCCAAATCTTTTAACCACGGCTTATAGTCCAAAATCTGCTCAAATGTATAAGGACATCTTTCGGGAAAATCTTTTTCTGTTGGAATTCTGTTAAAATATTTTATTGCTAAATACAAGTTCTCTGGATCCTCAAACCAATTTACCAATCTTCTTACAGCACTTTTCCATGCTAAACCAATTTCTTCCTTAGCTTTTCTTTTTAAAGAAGGGCTATCATCAAACAGCTCTTCTAATTGAATTCTTGAAGTGTTTATACTTCTAACCCAACCATTACCCATACTATTATTTTCTTTAAAGTTTTCCCATTTATATAAATGCTCTAAAATAACAGCCATGAAACTAATTGCGCTTCTAAGCTCACTTCTTCCTATACTTTCAAGCTCCTCAATCACATTCTCCCAATCAACCAAATCGAATTCTTTGTTTTTAAGAAGTTCTATATTTTCTGTAATCCACCGATAAAAGTCTTTCTCATACAACTCTTTTAAATTTGCTAAGGTTTTCATTTTTTACCTCTTACCAAATATCTTTACTACCTTTAAATATAATTAAATTTTTCATCAGCTCAAACATAAACTCAAATGCTTCAACGTGCCTTTTTGCTTCAAATTCATCCCTTCCCCAGCAATAAATTCCGTGAGTTTTAATCAATACTGCCGGAACATCCGGATTTATAGCTTTTCCAGACTCTTCAGCAAGCTTTTTTAAATCAAAAAAGTTATCAACTATTGGAACTTCTATTTCTGCATTTTCTTTCCAAATATCAAGTGCTTTTATCATCTCTAAGTCTTTTATTTTTACTTTTCCATCTTCAAAGTAAACATAAGATATAAAATTGTTTGCCGGCGTATGAACATGAATAACACAACCAGCATCAGTTTTTTGATATATATAAGAATGAATCAATGTTTCTGCTGAAGGCTTCATTTTTGTTTTTTCAACAGGTTTACCATCTTTGTCAACAAAAATTACATCTTCATGTGTAACAGTTCCCTTATCTTTACCTGAAGTGGTAACTGCAAATATAAGTGGGTCATCATGAAGCTTGTAAGATAAATTTCCGCTTGTTGCAGGAAAAAATCCTTTATTGTATAGCTTGATTTTTAAATCATTTAAAACATTTACAGCCTTTTGCTTTTCTTCTTGATACAATCTATCTGACATAAGATTGACTCCTTTAAGTCATTTAAAAATTAGAAATTATAATTTTATCATAATAAACATACGTCGGGTGAGAAATTCAATAAAAATATGAGATTCTTCGCTTCGCTCAGAATGACAAATAGGGGTTGCCCATAGTCAAGTATATGATTATCAAGTTTTCTTCGTCATCCTGAGGACGTAAGTCCGAAGGATCTCTTTTTTTTAAATTCTATAAAAACCGCTAATTTCTCACCCAAGGTGTAGAAGAATTATCTAAAACTACTTTAAAAGAACAAAAATAAAGTTAAATTTACATATACATTCTACAGGTTACAAAAAAATTAGAACATCTTTAGACTTTTAATCTGAATTTAAACAAGACAGGGCAGGATTAAGCCTGCCCCGGTGGTTTATATGTTATATACCTTCTGGTCTCTTAACGTCATAGAGTATATCGTCTGTTGGATGTCTGTATAATGGCATATCTAAACGTTTTTCATCTAAGTAATGACCGATAAATCCGATAGACCTTCCAAGAACAAAAAATGCGTTAAATGCACCAGCTTCAATTAATTTGTCTATATCTTCGTTTGAGTAGCCTATTTGCTTAAACAGGTCAACAAGTAAAACTCCAATAGTTCCGTCAACGTTTAAGATTAAGTTTTCTTTTTTAGAAGTTGTAACCTTTTCTACTTCTAAAGCATAGTCTAAAAGTTCAATCTTAGGGAAGTTTCTTCTTGCAAAGTCCTTAAGTAGTTCAACTCTTTTATCTGGATTTTTGGTTGATTTAATTCTATGTCCAATGCCCGGGATTGGTATTTTCTCAACATTTTTCATGTATTCAACAAATTCGTTTGGAGACATATTTTTTTCATATGCCATTTTAAAGTATTTAGCTGCACCGTCAATCGCACCACCAAATCTTGGACCAATTGCCAGAATACCGGTAACGAGAGAAGACATCAAATCCTTTCCGGCTCTTGCTGTAACTTTAACATTATGAGCACCTGCAACTGCCGGTCCGTGGTCTGCAACAACTCTGATGACCATATCTATAAATTTAGATGCCCAATCTGGGAATTTTTGTTTAAACCATAGCAATCCTATAACGTCTGCGATTGATAGATTTTTTTCGATAACTTCACTTATAGGAACACCGCAGTATGTAGCTTCTTCTCCTCTATCATCAGAGATTGTACAGATAAAGTTTGTTGGCTTCCTTACTTTTCCTTCTCTTACTGCTTTAGATAAGTCCTCCGGAATAGGTGGAACTTCTGGCTCAACGATA
Encoded here:
- a CDS encoding methylthioribulose 1-phosphate dehydratase, encoding MSDRLYQEEKQKAVNVLNDLKIKLYNKGFFPATSGNLSYKLHDDPLIFAVTTSGKDKGTVTHEDVIFVDKDGKPVEKTKMKPSAETLIHSYIYQKTDAGCVIHVHTPANNFISYVYFEDGKVKIKDLEMIKALDIWKENAEIEVPIVDNFFDLKKLAEESGKAINPDVPAVLIKTHGIYCWGRDEFEAKRHVEAFEFMFELMKNLIIFKGSKDIW
- a CDS encoding DUF29 domain-containing protein, producing MKTLANLKELYEKDFYRWITENIELLKNKEFDLVDWENVIEELESIGRSELRSAISFMAVILEHLYKWENFKENNSMGNGWVRSINTSRIQLEELFDDSPSLKRKAKEEIGLAWKSAVRRLVNWFEDPENLYLAIKYFNRIPTEKDFPERCPYTFEQILDYKPWLKDLEE